The Haloarchaeobius amylolyticus genome window below encodes:
- a CDS encoding 50S ribosomal protein L5, whose amino-acid sequence MSEAEMHEMRTPTIEKVVVHMGVGEGGRALQNAEGILEEVTGQESVRTQAKETLPDFGIRQGDPIGAKVTLRGDDAVEFLETALPLAEISATQFDQTGNFSFGVEEHTEFPSQEYDPNVGIFGLDVTVNLVRPGYRVTKRDKRSRQIPSGHRLTPEDAIAFLESEFDVEVNTDE is encoded by the coding sequence ATGAGCGAGGCCGAGATGCACGAGATGCGCACACCCACCATCGAGAAGGTCGTCGTCCACATGGGCGTCGGCGAAGGTGGCCGCGCACTCCAGAACGCTGAAGGCATCCTCGAGGAGGTCACCGGGCAGGAGTCCGTTCGCACGCAGGCGAAGGAGACCCTCCCGGACTTCGGCATCCGCCAGGGCGACCCCATCGGCGCGAAGGTCACCCTTCGCGGCGACGACGCGGTCGAGTTCCTCGAGACGGCGCTGCCCCTCGCGGAGATCTCCGCGACGCAGTTCGACCAGACCGGGAACTTCAGTTTCGGTGTCGAAGAGCACACCGAGTTCCCGTCCCAGGAGTACGACCCGAACGTCGGTATCTTCGGGCTGGACGTGACGGTCAACCTCGTCCGCCCGGGCTACCGCGTGACGAAGCGTGACAAGCGCTCGCGGCAGATCCCGTCGGGCCATCGCCTCACCCCCGAGGACGCCATCGCGTTCCTCGAATCCGAGTTCGACGTCGAGGTGAACACAGATGAGTGA
- a CDS encoding 30S ribosomal protein S4e, producing the protein MTKHQKRLSVPKSWPVERKTETFTVKADAGPHGEEGVPLVILLRDVLGYVDSKKEARYALNQGTVLVNGKAVSDEQRPIGMFDIVAFTERDEYYRVFPDEGGRLALSPIDEDAADSKLGKIVDKQQVTGGETQVSLHDGQNLQLADASEYSTKDSVVIDNETNEIVAHFPYEEGALVTAVKGSHAGEVGEISEIQVTMGSGNNTVVVEQDDGSFETIEEYVVVIDENFTGDDE; encoded by the coding sequence ATGACGAAGCACCAGAAGCGACTCTCCGTTCCGAAGTCCTGGCCCGTCGAGCGTAAGACCGAGACGTTCACCGTGAAGGCCGACGCCGGCCCGCACGGCGAGGAGGGTGTCCCGCTGGTCATCCTGCTCCGCGACGTCCTCGGTTACGTCGACTCGAAGAAGGAGGCCCGCTACGCCCTCAACCAGGGCACCGTCCTGGTCAACGGCAAGGCGGTCTCCGACGAACAGCGCCCCATCGGCATGTTCGACATCGTCGCGTTCACCGAGCGTGACGAGTACTACCGCGTCTTCCCGGACGAGGGCGGCCGACTGGCCCTCTCGCCCATCGACGAGGACGCGGCGGACTCGAAGCTCGGCAAGATCGTCGACAAGCAGCAGGTCACCGGTGGCGAGACGCAGGTCTCGCTCCACGACGGTCAGAACCTGCAGCTCGCGGACGCCAGCGAGTACAGCACGAAGGACTCCGTCGTCATCGACAACGAGACCAACGAGATCGTCGCCCACTTCCCGTACGAGGAAGGCGCGCTCGTGACCGCCGTCAAGGGCAGTCACGCGGGCGAGGTCGGCGAGATCTCCGAGATCCAGGTGACGATGGGCTCCGGGAACAACACCGTCGTCGTCGAGCAGGACGACGGCTCGTTCGAGACCATCGAGGAGTACGTCGTCGTCATCGACGAGAACTTCACGGGTGATGACGAATGA
- the rplX gene encoding 50S ribosomal protein L24: MTRQPRKQRNQAARAPLHKKQKQVRSTLSEDLREEYGRRRARVNEGDTVEVMRGDFAGEEGEVLDVDLKSTTISVEGVTLEKADGEEVPRRLEPSNVRITEVDLDDERRQARLEGDAE; the protein is encoded by the coding sequence ATGACACGACAACCACGCAAACAGCGCAACCAGGCAGCACGCGCCCCCCTGCACAAGAAGCAGAAGCAGGTCCGCTCGACGCTGTCCGAGGACCTCCGTGAGGAGTACGGCCGTCGTCGCGCCCGCGTCAACGAGGGCGACACGGTCGAGGTCATGCGCGGCGACTTCGCCGGCGAAGAGGGCGAAGTCCTCGACGTCGACCTCAAGTCCACGACCATCTCGGTCGAGGGCGTCACGCTCGAGAAGGCCGACGGCGAGGAGGTTCCCCGCCGTCTGGAGCCCTCGAACGTCCGCATCACGGAGGTCGACCTCGACGACGAGCGTCGGCAGGCGCGTCTGGAAGGTGATGCAGAATGA
- a CDS encoding 50S ribosomal protein L14, whose translation MEALKADVTQGLEKGSLLTCSDNTGAREVKIISIAGYHGTKNRHPKGGIGDKVTVSVTKGTPEERRQVKEAVIIRQRKPIRRPDGTRVKFEDNAAVLINENEEPQGSEIKGPIAREVAERFGSIASTATMIV comes from the coding sequence ATGGAGGCCCTCAAAGCCGACGTCACCCAGGGCCTCGAGAAGGGCTCGCTGCTGACGTGTTCCGACAACACCGGCGCGCGTGAGGTGAAGATCATCTCCATCGCCGGCTACCACGGAACCAAGAACCGACACCCCAAGGGGGGTATCGGTGACAAGGTGACCGTCTCCGTGACCAAGGGGACGCCCGAAGAGCGTCGCCAGGTCAAGGAAGCCGTCATCATCCGGCAGCGCAAGCCGATCCGTCGTCCCGACGGAACGCGCGTGAAGTTCGAAGACAACGCGGCCGTCCTCATCAACGAGAACGAGGAACCGCAGGGCTCGGAGATCAAGGGCCCCATCGCGCGTGAAGTGGCAGAGCGATTCGGAAGCATCGCATCCACGGCTACGATGATAGTATGA
- a CDS encoding 30S ribosomal protein S17, protein MAIGLNVPEPEGTCSDDDCPFHGELAVRGQTLEGTVASTDMDKTVIVEREYDVRVPKYDRYMKRRSRVPAHAPTCMDLTVGDTVRIAETRPLSKTKAHVVVEQLAHDDTYQPRGGEE, encoded by the coding sequence ATGGCGATAGGACTGAACGTACCCGAACCGGAGGGTACCTGTTCCGACGACGACTGTCCGTTCCACGGCGAGCTCGCCGTGCGCGGCCAGACACTCGAAGGGACGGTAGCCTCCACAGACATGGACAAAACCGTCATCGTCGAACGTGAGTACGACGTCCGGGTTCCCAAGTACGACCGCTACATGAAGCGGCGTTCGCGGGTCCCGGCCCATGCACCGACGTGCATGGACCTCACGGTTGGCGATACGGTTCGCATCGCAGAGACACGACCACTTTCGAAGACGAAAGCCCACGTCGTCGTCGAGCAGCTCGCTCACGACGACACCTACCAGCCCCGAGGAGGTGAGGAGTGA
- a CDS encoding ribonuclease P protein component 1, whose protein sequence is MALTPETLPRHELNGLYVEVVDAANPDLVGIAGRIVIETMQTLHVEDRVDGDSRVRQVPKQGTVFEFRLTDETADPAKGSGTTSKPGIPTGDDVAYVTVDGVRLLSRPALRTETTGDSKWR, encoded by the coding sequence ATGGCGCTGACACCCGAGACGCTCCCACGACACGAACTCAACGGCCTCTACGTGGAGGTCGTCGACGCCGCGAACCCCGACCTCGTCGGGATAGCGGGTCGCATCGTCATCGAGACGATGCAGACCCTCCACGTGGAGGACCGTGTCGATGGGGACTCTCGGGTGCGCCAGGTGCCGAAGCAAGGCACGGTATTCGAGTTCCGACTCACAGATGAAACCGCCGACCCCGCGAAGGGGTCGGGGACGACGTCGAAACCGGGCATCCCTACCGGCGACGACGTCGCCTACGTTACGGTGGATGGAGTCAGACTGCTCTCACGACCCGCCCTTCGCACCGAAACCACAGGTGATTCGAAATGGCGATAG
- the rpmC gene encoding 50S ribosomal protein L29, which produces MAILHPDEVRELTPREREEELEELETELLNAKAVQAAGGAPENPGRIGELRKTIARIKTIQQEEGDFETDEE; this is translated from the coding sequence ATGGCGATTCTCCACCCCGACGAAGTCCGCGAGCTCACCCCGCGTGAGCGCGAAGAAGAGCTCGAAGAACTGGAGACCGAACTCCTGAACGCGAAGGCCGTGCAGGCCGCTGGTGGTGCCCCGGAGAACCCGGGTCGCATCGGCGAGCTGCGCAAGACCATCGCGCGGATCAAGACGATCCAGCAGGAAGAAGGCGACTTCGAGACAGACGAAGAATAA
- a CDS encoding 30S ribosomal protein S3, which translates to MADEHQFIRDGMQRSQIDEFFAEELGRAGYGGMEVAKTPMGTQIVLKAEKPGMVIGKGGENIRKVTTMLEEKFNLEDPQIDVQEVEEPDLNARIVADRLANALERGWYFRKAGHTTLERIMDAGALGAEIVLSGKVTGARSRVEKFNDGYIKHNGEPAEEIVDEGQGVAVMKLGTIGVTVKIIPPEAELPDDFEIYEGEDVNEVAPEAVEANEAVEELLEEPDEEELDEIVEEAQEGEPSEAAEPGAPEEEEVVEEVLDEDATEDFDDVEVPEGDEDIEDELEELDEAVEEEAAAMVEEMDDEDEEE; encoded by the coding sequence ATGGCAGACGAACATCAGTTCATCCGAGACGGCATGCAGCGGTCCCAGATCGACGAGTTCTTCGCAGAGGAACTCGGTCGAGCTGGCTACGGCGGCATGGAGGTCGCGAAGACGCCCATGGGCACACAGATCGTGCTCAAGGCCGAGAAGCCCGGTATGGTCATCGGCAAGGGCGGTGAGAACATCCGGAAGGTCACGACGATGCTCGAGGAGAAGTTCAACCTCGAGGACCCCCAGATCGACGTGCAGGAGGTCGAAGAACCCGACCTCAACGCACGCATCGTCGCCGACCGTCTGGCGAACGCGCTCGAGCGCGGCTGGTACTTCCGCAAGGCCGGCCACACGACGCTCGAACGCATCATGGACGCCGGCGCCCTCGGTGCCGAGATCGTCCTCTCCGGGAAGGTCACCGGCGCGCGCTCGCGCGTCGAGAAGTTCAACGACGGCTACATCAAGCACAACGGCGAACCCGCAGAGGAGATCGTCGACGAAGGCCAGGGTGTCGCCGTCATGAAGCTCGGTACCATCGGCGTCACGGTGAAGATCATCCCGCCGGAGGCCGAGCTCCCCGACGACTTCGAGATCTACGAGGGCGAGGACGTCAACGAGGTCGCCCCCGAGGCCGTCGAGGCCAACGAGGCCGTCGAGGAACTGCTCGAGGAGCCCGACGAAGAGGAACTCGACGAGATCGTCGAGGAAGCCCAGGAGGGCGAGCCCAGCGAGGCCGCCGAACCGGGCGCTCCCGAGGAGGAAGAGGTCGTCGAGGAGGTCCTCGACGAGGACGCCACCGAGGACTTCGACGACGTCGAGGTCCCGGAGGGCGACGAGGACATCGAAGACGAACTGGAAGAACTCGACGAGGCCGTCGAAGAGGAGGCGGCCGCGATGGTCGAGGAGATGGACGACGAAGACGAGGAGGAGTAG
- a CDS encoding 50S ribosomal protein L22: MGINYSVDADPEKTAKAMLRERHMSNKHSKAIAREIKGKTVGEAQEYLDAVIKGERSVPFKQHNSGVGHKGDIDGWDAGRYPEKASKAFLDLLENVAANADHQGFDGETMEIVHVAAHKVGESPGRKPRAMGRATAWNTPQVDVEIIVEEVEN; the protein is encoded by the coding sequence ATGGGAATCAACTACAGCGTCGACGCGGACCCGGAGAAGACGGCCAAGGCCATGCTCCGGGAGCGTCACATGAGCAACAAGCACAGCAAGGCCATCGCCCGAGAGATCAAGGGCAAGACCGTCGGCGAGGCACAGGAGTACCTCGACGCGGTCATCAAGGGCGAGCGGTCCGTTCCGTTCAAGCAGCACAACAGCGGCGTCGGCCACAAGGGCGACATCGACGGCTGGGACGCCGGCCGCTACCCCGAGAAGGCCAGCAAGGCGTTCCTCGACCTGCTGGAGAACGTCGCAGCCAACGCCGACCACCAGGGCTTCGACGGCGAGACGATGGAGATCGTCCACGTCGCCGCCCACAAGGTCGGCGAGTCGCCGGGTCGCAAGCCCCGCGCGATGGGGCGTGCCACGGCGTGGAACACGCCGCAGGTCGACGTCGAGATCATCGTCGAGGAGGTCGAGAACTAA
- a CDS encoding 30S ribosomal protein S19: protein MTQTDYRTGRDDDEEFTYRGYTLDELQEMDLEEVAEQLPARQRRSIKRGLSVEKQKLLEKAREYDEQQSANDPIRTHLRDMPVLPEFVDLTFAVYTGQEFERVKVKPEMIGHYLGEFQLTRSSVTHGQAGIGATRSSKFVPLK, encoded by the coding sequence ATGACCCAGACCGACTACAGAACCGGCCGCGACGACGACGAGGAGTTCACCTACCGCGGCTACACGCTCGACGAGCTGCAGGAGATGGACCTCGAAGAGGTCGCAGAACAGCTGCCCGCACGCCAGCGGCGAAGCATCAAGCGTGGTCTCTCCGTCGAGAAGCAGAAGCTTCTCGAGAAGGCCCGTGAGTACGACGAACAACAGAGCGCGAACGACCCGATCCGCACGCACCTGCGCGACATGCCGGTGCTGCCGGAGTTCGTCGACCTGACGTTCGCCGTCTACACCGGTCAGGAGTTCGAACGCGTCAAGGTCAAGCCCGAGATGATCGGCCACTACCTCGGCGAGTTCCAGCTCACACGCTCGTCCGTCACCCACGGACAGGCAGGTATCGGTGCGACGCGCTCCTCGAAGTTCGTGCCCCTGAAGTGA
- a CDS encoding 50S ribosomal protein L2, with product MGRRIQGQRRGRGGPTFRAPSHRYKAELSHKTPEESDVVSGTVVDIEHDPARSAPVVAVEFEDGDQRLVLAPEGITVGDEIQVGVSAEIAPGNTLPLAEIPEGVPVCNIERQPGDGGKFARASGTSADLITHDRKAAVVQLPSGEMKRLDPQCRATVGVVAGGGRTEKPFVKAGNKYHKMKARGTKWPNVRGVAMNAVDHPFGGGGRQHPGRPKSVSRDAPPGRKVGDIASRRTGRGGNK from the coding sequence ATGGGACGAAGAATCCAGGGCCAGCGACGTGGTCGTGGTGGGCCGACGTTCCGTGCCCCCTCGCACCGCTACAAGGCTGAGCTCTCGCACAAGACGCCTGAGGAATCGGACGTCGTCAGCGGTACCGTCGTCGACATCGAACACGACCCCGCCCGGTCCGCACCGGTCGTGGCCGTCGAGTTCGAGGACGGCGACCAGCGCCTCGTGCTCGCGCCCGAGGGCATCACCGTGGGCGACGAGATACAGGTCGGTGTCTCCGCCGAAATCGCACCGGGTAACACGCTCCCGCTCGCCGAGATCCCCGAGGGGGTCCCGGTGTGCAACATCGAGCGCCAGCCCGGTGACGGCGGCAAGTTCGCCCGCGCATCCGGGACGAGCGCCGACCTCATCACCCACGACCGCAAGGCTGCGGTCGTCCAGCTGCCCAGCGGCGAGATGAAGCGCCTCGACCCGCAGTGCCGCGCCACCGTCGGCGTGGTCGCGGGTGGTGGGCGTACGGAGAAGCCGTTCGTGAAGGCAGGGAACAAGTATCACAAGATGAAGGCTCGCGGCACCAAGTGGCCGAACGTGCGTGGCGTGGCGATGAACGCCGTCGACCACCCGTTCGGTGGTGGTGGCCGCCAGCACCCGGGCCGACCGAAGTCCGTCTCCCGCGACGCACCGCCGGGACGGAAGGTCGGTGACATCGCGTCTCGGCGTACCGGCCGAGGTGGTAACAAATGA
- a CDS encoding 50S ribosomal protein L23 has translation MSVIQYPLVTEKAMNDMDFENKLQFVVDLDAAKPDVREAVEEQFDVSVEKVNTQVTMKGQKKAIVRLSEEDDAQEVASRIGVF, from the coding sequence ATGAGCGTCATCCAGTACCCGCTCGTGACGGAGAAGGCGATGAACGACATGGACTTCGAGAACAAGCTCCAGTTCGTCGTCGACCTCGACGCGGCCAAGCCGGACGTCCGGGAGGCCGTCGAGGAGCAGTTCGACGTCAGCGTCGAGAAGGTGAACACACAGGTCACCATGAAGGGCCAGAAGAAGGCCATCGTCCGCCTCTCCGAGGAGGACGACGCACAGGAAGTCGCCTCTCGCATCGGGGTGTTCTAA
- the rpl4p gene encoding 50S ribosomal protein L4 — protein MQATIYDLDGSEADTLDLPEVFETAFRPDLITRAVRAAQANRKQPYGADDYAGMRTSGESMGSGRGMAHVPRSNGQGVRVPQTVGGRKAHPPKEEKDLGEQINKKERKLAFRSALAATVDAERVAERGHAFDDDVDLPLVVSDDFEELLKTKEVVSFLEAVGAHDDIDRADEGKTVRAGRGTTRGRKYKQPKSILFVTSSEAGPSKAARNLAGADVATADNVNVEDLAPGAQGGRLTVFTESAIAEVADR, from the coding sequence ATGCAGGCAACAATCTACGACCTGGACGGCTCCGAGGCCGACACGCTCGACCTCCCCGAGGTCTTCGAGACGGCCTTCCGTCCGGACCTCATCACGCGTGCGGTCCGCGCCGCCCAGGCCAACCGAAAACAGCCGTACGGTGCCGACGACTACGCCGGCATGCGTACGTCCGGCGAATCGATGGGTTCGGGCCGCGGCATGGCACACGTGCCGCGCTCGAACGGCCAGGGTGTTCGCGTCCCGCAGACCGTCGGTGGTCGCAAGGCGCACCCGCCGAAAGAAGAGAAGGACCTCGGCGAGCAGATCAACAAGAAGGAGCGCAAGCTTGCGTTCCGCAGTGCGCTCGCCGCGACCGTCGACGCCGAACGCGTCGCCGAGCGCGGTCACGCGTTCGACGACGACGTCGACCTGCCGCTCGTCGTCTCCGACGACTTCGAGGAGCTGCTGAAGACCAAGGAGGTCGTCAGTTTCCTCGAGGCCGTCGGCGCACACGACGACATCGACCGTGCAGACGAGGGCAAGACGGTCCGTGCCGGTCGCGGGACCACCCGTGGCCGCAAGTACAAGCAGCCCAAGTCCATCCTGTTCGTCACCTCCAGCGAGGCCGGCCCGTCGAAGGCCGCACGCAACCTCGCCGGCGCCGACGTGGCGACGGCAGACAACGTGAACGTCGAGGACCTCGCGCCCGGCGCACAGGGTGGTCGACTGACCGTGTTCACCGAGTCCGCGATCGCGGAGGTGGCTGACCGATGA
- a CDS encoding 50S ribosomal protein L3: MPQPSRPRKGSLGFGPRKRATSEVPRFNSWPDDDGQPTLQGFAGYKAGMTHVVMINDESDSPREGMEETVPVTIVETPPMRAVALRAYEDTPYGKKPLTEVWTGEFHDELDRVLDLPEDASPEADAEELRDAVEAGKVADVRAITHTVPSDVPSVPKKKPDVMETRIGGGSLADRVDYGLELIEDGGVHEMKDTFRAGEYTDVSGVTKGKGTQGPVKRWGVQKRKGKHARQGWRRRIGNLGPWNPSRVRSTVPQQGQMGYHQRTELNKRVIRIGDGEDVEDVNVDGGLVNYGEVGGPFTLVKGSLPGPDKRLLRFRPAIRPNDQPRLDPEVRYVSTASNQG; this comes from the coding sequence ATGCCACAACCTAGCAGACCACGCAAAGGCTCGCTCGGGTTCGGCCCGCGCAAGCGTGCGACCTCCGAGGTCCCGCGCTTCAACTCGTGGCCGGACGACGACGGACAGCCGACGCTGCAGGGTTTCGCTGGCTACAAAGCCGGCATGACCCACGTGGTGATGATCAACGACGAGTCCGACTCCCCCCGTGAAGGGATGGAGGAGACCGTCCCCGTCACCATCGTGGAGACCCCGCCCATGCGGGCGGTCGCCCTGCGAGCGTACGAAGACACACCGTACGGGAAGAAGCCCCTCACCGAGGTCTGGACCGGCGAGTTCCACGACGAACTCGACCGCGTTCTGGACCTCCCCGAGGACGCCAGCCCCGAGGCCGACGCGGAGGAACTCCGCGACGCCGTCGAGGCAGGCAAGGTCGCGGACGTTCGTGCAATCACGCACACCGTCCCCAGCGACGTCCCGTCGGTACCGAAGAAGAAGCCCGACGTGATGGAGACCCGCATCGGCGGTGGCTCCCTCGCGGACCGCGTCGACTACGGCCTCGAGCTCATCGAGGACGGCGGCGTGCACGAGATGAAAGACACCTTCCGCGCCGGCGAGTACACCGACGTCTCCGGCGTCACGAAGGGGAAGGGCACCCAGGGCCCGGTCAAGCGCTGGGGCGTCCAGAAGCGCAAGGGCAAGCACGCCCGCCAGGGATGGCGGCGTCGCATCGGTAACCTCGGCCCGTGGAACCCGAGCCGCGTTCGCTCGACCGTTCCCCAGCAGGGCCAGATGGGGTACCACCAGCGCACGGAACTCAACAAGCGCGTCATCCGCATCGGCGACGGTGAGGACGTCGAGGACGTGAACGTCGACGGCGGTCTCGTCAACTACGGCGAGGTCGGCGGTCCGTTCACCCTCGTCAAGGGCTCGCTTCCCGGTCCGGACAAGCGCCTCCTGCGCTTCCGCCCGGCTATCCGACCGAACGACCAGCCGCGCCTCGACCCCGAGGTGCGCTACGTGTCCACAGCATCGAACCAGGGATAA
- a CDS encoding RNA methyltransferase: MTTSVLVPSSLVREAEDKREATRKVGYVARAATVFRADRLVVFPDEDGETRWGGGFVSTVLEYATTPPYLRKEAWGHRSELEYAGILPPLRASSQTGSESDGSGSLRQGIVTEVGPDRRVRVNCGLQHPISLVAPPDMEVPDEGERVTVRVSSRRPVRARLADEPIEGLVVERTGLQAALGREDAGLCIATSRHGEELTVGRLASLTGQIRHDGMTVVFGSPGRGLPEILGIDVADVQAARNEDATEPNAGGFDLWLNSIPNQGSKVVRTEEALFATLACLTLNE; the protein is encoded by the coding sequence ATGACCACCAGCGTGCTCGTGCCGTCATCCCTCGTCCGGGAAGCCGAAGACAAACGCGAGGCAACTCGCAAGGTCGGCTACGTCGCCCGTGCGGCGACGGTCTTCCGGGCAGACAGGCTGGTCGTCTTCCCCGACGAAGACGGCGAGACCAGATGGGGTGGCGGGTTCGTCAGCACCGTACTCGAATACGCGACGACACCCCCCTACCTCCGAAAGGAGGCGTGGGGGCATCGAAGCGAACTGGAGTACGCCGGTATCTTGCCGCCGCTCCGCGCCTCGTCGCAGACCGGCTCCGAATCAGACGGTTCGGGGTCGTTAAGACAGGGAATCGTGACCGAGGTCGGACCTGACAGGCGCGTCCGGGTCAATTGCGGACTGCAACACCCGATCTCGCTCGTCGCACCACCCGATATGGAGGTGCCCGACGAGGGAGAACGCGTAACCGTCAGGGTATCTTCGCGACGTCCGGTCCGTGCGCGACTCGCCGACGAGCCCATCGAGGGCCTCGTCGTCGAACGCACGGGCCTCCAGGCAGCGCTCGGGCGTGAAGACGCCGGGCTATGCATCGCGACCTCGCGCCACGGTGAAGAACTCACCGTGGGGCGACTCGCGAGCCTGACCGGGCAGATCCGGCACGACGGGATGACCGTCGTGTTCGGGTCGCCGGGCAGAGGGCTGCCTGAAATACTCGGCATCGACGTGGCCGATGTACAGGCCGCTCGAAACGAGGACGCCACCGAACCCAACGCCGGAGGGTTCGACCTTTGGCTGAACTCGATTCCGAACCAGGGCAGCAAGGTCGTCAGAACGGAGGAAGCTCTGTTCGCGACGCTTGCCTGCCTGACACTCAACGAGTGA
- a CDS encoding NUDIX hydrolase: protein MSWRDIRPTALGLIWRDDELLLQRYDAAETFYRPLGGGLEFGEQARDALVREFHEELDREVVPRDRVGVLENVFTFEGTPGHEVVFVFEAEFADDGAYEQETFEGVEDDGSGTFTASWEPVSRFVEGSATLYPDGVVDLLDA from the coding sequence ATGTCCTGGCGCGACATCAGACCGACAGCCCTGGGCCTCATCTGGCGCGACGACGAGCTGTTGCTCCAGCGGTACGACGCGGCCGAGACGTTCTACCGGCCACTCGGCGGCGGGCTGGAGTTCGGCGAGCAGGCACGGGACGCGCTGGTCCGGGAGTTCCACGAGGAACTCGACCGGGAGGTCGTCCCCCGGGACCGCGTCGGGGTGCTGGAGAACGTCTTCACCTTCGAGGGGACGCCGGGCCACGAGGTGGTGTTCGTCTTCGAGGCCGAGTTCGCCGACGACGGCGCCTACGAGCAGGAGACGTTCGAGGGCGTCGAGGACGACGGGTCGGGGACGTTCACCGCGAGCTGGGAGCCTGTCTCGCGGTTCGTCGAGGGCTCGGCGACCCTCTATCCCGACGGCGTCGTCGACCTGCTC